From a region of the Vanessa atalanta chromosome 13, ilVanAtal1.2, whole genome shotgun sequence genome:
- the LOC125068155 gene encoding tripartite motif-containing protein 2-like, protein MYCCSFLSRLGVGMASMSSTLVETVSINYEDFNESFLTCGTCLCTYDGGEHTPKLLPCSHTVCLHCLTRIAASQTRDAGSFRCPICRELITIPRGGVAALPPSFLVNQLLDLMARQRREVIPQCSSHPGRELLFCETCDCVFCRHCADGPHSDTPCDHTVVPFSIALKRMSEILLYRANECLSKLGSARDAVASELRRLEAAATAADEAIDRHFAELRAALDKRHGELKSAAAAAATHKRKLLEEQLKLIDAEKAKVEAECSGLQQQVEVREVSSRAAALGARLGDAAALAEPRENAFLAVDFAHNDAQQRFAEALAELGRVRTSTTFPGLCTLQLESACVCGLELVVVLRTVDYHGEARSTGGDPVTAAASLDDAPLPCTVTDLDSGLYRISMRPWAAGAVSVRVLVFSRGVRDSPLRASVLPAAAPLRVWGARGSGKEQLSQPVAVARCPKRREIYILDAGNSRVKVLDDETFAFKTHIVNDGLAGRSCTGIAVTSEGVVVVNWRTRTLTEINSSGGTVRTIRSERLVEPVCVAAHAPSRRLAVADNGARAVFVFDTHGNIEREVGSGDLGLVGGLALTEDMIVVADVAVRVYDSEGNLQATLAPIPKGRGGYGGIALEYTDSGWHIVCTRSVRGRPALVVLEAGGAGGAGGAGRVLAACELADRRPRRVAGLALLPERRALLADLAGDCLRLHTYW, encoded by the exons TTCACGGCTGGGCGTCGGGATGGCGAGCATGAGCTCCACGCTCGTCGAGACGGTGTCCATCAACTATGAGGATTTTAACGAGAGCTTCCTCACTTGCGGCACTTGTTTAT gcaCTTATGATGGAGGCGAGCACACCCCTAAGCTTTTGCCGTGTTCACATACCGTCTGCTTGCACTGTCTCACTCGAATAGCTGCCTCGCAAACTAGAGACGCTGGAAGCTTCAGATGCCCGATATGTCGCGAATTAATCACCATACCTCGTGGCGGAGTTGCAGCTCTACCTCCATCGTTTCTCGTGAACCAGTTACTAGATCTAATGGCTAGGCAGAGAAGAGAAGTAATACCCCAGTGCAGTTCACATCCCGGTAGAGAGTTACTCTTCTGTGAGACTTGCGATTGCGTTTTCTGTAGGCATTGTGCAGACGGACCCCATAGTGATACTCCCTGTGATCATACCGTGGTGCCGTTTTCTATAGCGTTAAAAAGAATGTCCGAGATATTGTTATATAGAGCCAATGAGTGCCTGAGTAAGCTCGGTTCGGCGAGGGACGCCGTAGCGAGTGAATTGAGAAGATTAGAGGCGGCGGCGACGGCAGCCGATGAAGCGATAGATAGACACTTCGCGGAATTGAGAGCCGCATTAGATAAACGTCACGGTGAACTTAAATCGGCTGCAGCGGCTGCCGCTACACATAAAAGGAAGCTGCTTGAAGAGCAATTGAAATTGATCGATGCTGAAAAAGCAAAA gtcGAAGCTGAATGTTCGGGTCTTCAGCAGCAAGTTGAAGTGAGGGAAGTGAGCAGTCGGGCTGCGGCCCTGGGAGCCCGACTCGGGGACGCGGCTGCGCTCGCGGAGCCCAGGGAGAACGCATTCCTAGCGGTGGACTTCGCGCACAACGACGCGCAGCAGAGATTTGCCGAGGCTTTAGCGGAATTGGGCAGAGTTAGAACGAGTACTACCTTCCCTGGTTTATGCACTCTGCAGTTAG AGTCAGCGTGCGTGTGCGGGCTGGAGCTAGTGGTGGTGCTGCGCACGGTGGACTACCACGGCGAGGCGCGCAGCACGGGCGGCGACCCCGTCACCGCCGCCGCCAGCCTGGACGACGCGCCACTGCCCTGCACCGTCACCGACCTGGACTCCGGCCTCTACCG CATCTCGATGCGGCCGTGGGCGGCGGGCGCGGTGTCGGTGCGCGTGCTGGTGTTCTCGCGCGGCGTGCGCGACTCGCCGCTGCGCGCCAGCGTGCTGCCGGCCGCCGCGCCGCTGCGCGTGTGGGGCGCGCGGGGCTCGGGCAAGGAGCAGCTCAGCCAGCCCGTCGCCGTCGCCAG GTGTCCGAAGCGTCGCGAAATTTATATTCTTGATGCTGGAAATTCAAGAGTGAAAGTATTGGACGATGAGACATTTGCTTTCAAAACACATATTGTTAATGACG GATTGGCGGGACGAAGTTGTACAGGTATAGCGGTAACGTCTGAAGGCGTCGTCGTGGTCAACTGGCGAACAAGAACACTCACAGAG ATCAACAGCTCGGGCGGCACCGTGCGCACCATCCGCTCGGAGCGCCTCGTGGAGCCCGTGTGCGTCGCCGCGCACGCGCCGTCGCGCCGCCTCGCCGTCGCCGACAACGGCGCGCGCGCCGTCTTCGTGTTCGACACGCACGGGAACATCGAGCGCGAG GTCGGTAGCGGCGACTTGGGTCTCGTGGGCGGGCTGGCGCTGACGGAGGACATGATCGTGGTGGCGGACGTCGCGGTTCGAGTATACGACTCCGAAGGAAACTTGCAAGCCACCCTGGCGCCCATACCCAAAG GTCGCGGAGGATACGGCGGCATAGCGCTGGAGTATACGGACAGCGGCTGGCACATCGTGTGCACGCGCTCCGTGCGCGGCCGGCCCGCGCTCGTGGTGCTggaggcgggcggcgcgggcggcgcggggggcgcggggcgCGTGCTGGCCGCGTGCGAGCTGGCCGACCGCCGGCCGCGCCGCGTCGCCGGCCTCGCGCTGCTGCCCGAGCGCCGCGCGCTGCTCGCGGACCTCGCCGGCGACTGCCTGCGGCTGCACACCTACTGGTGA